In the Apteryx mantelli isolate bAptMan1 chromosome 13, bAptMan1.hap1, whole genome shotgun sequence genome, one interval contains:
- the LOC106489860 gene encoding ubiquitin carboxyl-terminal hydrolase 12-like isoform X1, protein MDILMTVRRLASICTMGANASALEKEIGPEQFPVNEHYFGLVNFGNTCYCNSVLQALYFCRPFREKVLAYKVQPRKKESLLTCLSDLFNSIATQKKKVGVIPPKKFISRLRKENELFDNYMQQDAHEFLNYLLNTIADLLQEEKKQEKQNGKLQNGSIESEEGDKTDLTWVHEIFQGTLTNETRCLNCEAVSSKDEDFLDLSVDVEQNTSITHCLRGFSNTETLCSEYKYYCEQCRSKQEAQKRMRVKKLPMILALHLKRFKYMDQLHRYTKLSYRVVFPLELRLFNTSGDATNPDRMYDLVAVVVHCGSGPNRGHYITIVKSHGFWLLFDDDIVEKIDAQAIEEFYGLTSDISKNSESGYILFYQSRD, encoded by the exons atGGACATACTGATGACGGTCCGCAGGCTCGCCTCCATCTGTACCATG GGCGCCAATGCCTCTGCTTTGGAGAAAGAGATTGGTCCTGAGCAGTTCCCAGTGAATGAGCATTACTTTGGCTTGGTCAAT TTCGGCAATACCTGCTACTGCAACTCAGTCTTACAGGCACTTTATTTTTGTCGTCCATTTCGGGAAAAAGTTTTGGCGTACAAGGTGCAGCCCCGAAAGAAGGAAAGCCTCCTGACATGCCTCTCTGATCTCTTCAACAGTATTGCTACGCAAAAGAAGAAGGTGGGAGTCATCCCACCCAAGAAATTTATTTCCCGACTGAGGAAAGAAAATG AATTGTTTGATAATTATATGCAGCAGGATGCACATGAATTCCTAAACTACCTACTTAACACTATTGCTGATTTACtacaagaagagaaaaagcaggagaaacaGAATGGCAAACTCCAGAACGGCAGCATCGAGAGCGAAGAAGGAGACAAGACTGATCTGACGTGGGTCCATGAAATCTTCCAAGGAACACTAACCAATGAAACCAGATGTCTTAACTGTGAGGCT gttagtaGCAAAGATGAGGACTTTCTGGATCTATCGGTTGATGTGGAACAAAATACATCAATTACACACTGTCTAag AGGGTTTAGTAATACTGAAACTCTATGCAGTGAATATAAATACTATTGTGAGCAGTGCCGCAGTAAACAGGAAGCACAGAAGAG aatgagagtgaaaaagttGCCCATGATTCTAGCTCTGCACTTAAAAAGGTTCAAATACATGGACCAGCTGCATCGATATACCAAACTCTCCTACCGTGTAGTCTTTCCCTTGGAGCTCCGGCTCTTTAACACTTCAGGAGATGCTACAAATCCTGACCGAATGTATGACCTTGTGGCTGTAGTTGTTCACTGTGGCAG TGGTCCAAATCGTGGACATTATATCACCATTGTGAAGAGCCATGGCTTTTGGTTGCTGTTTGATGATGACATTGTAGAG
- the LOC106489860 gene encoding ubiquitin carboxyl-terminal hydrolase 12-like isoform X2 encodes MDILMTVRRLASICTMGANASALEKEIGPEQFPVNEHYFGLVNFGNTCYCNSVLQALYFCRPFREKVLAYKVQPRKKESLLTCLSDLFNSIATQKKKVGVIPPKKFISRLRKENELFDNYMQQDAHEFLNYLLNTIADLLQEEKKQEKQNGKLQNGSIESEEGDKTDLTWVHEIFQGTLTNETRCLNCEAVSSKDEDFLDLSVDVEQNTSITHCLRGFSNTETLCSEYKYYCEQCRSKQEAQKRMRVKKLPMILALHLKRFKYMDQLHRYTKLSYRVVFPLELRLFNTSGDATNPDRMYDLVAVVVHCGRKSMPRPLKNSMG; translated from the exons atGGACATACTGATGACGGTCCGCAGGCTCGCCTCCATCTGTACCATG GGCGCCAATGCCTCTGCTTTGGAGAAAGAGATTGGTCCTGAGCAGTTCCCAGTGAATGAGCATTACTTTGGCTTGGTCAAT TTCGGCAATACCTGCTACTGCAACTCAGTCTTACAGGCACTTTATTTTTGTCGTCCATTTCGGGAAAAAGTTTTGGCGTACAAGGTGCAGCCCCGAAAGAAGGAAAGCCTCCTGACATGCCTCTCTGATCTCTTCAACAGTATTGCTACGCAAAAGAAGAAGGTGGGAGTCATCCCACCCAAGAAATTTATTTCCCGACTGAGGAAAGAAAATG AATTGTTTGATAATTATATGCAGCAGGATGCACATGAATTCCTAAACTACCTACTTAACACTATTGCTGATTTACtacaagaagagaaaaagcaggagaaacaGAATGGCAAACTCCAGAACGGCAGCATCGAGAGCGAAGAAGGAGACAAGACTGATCTGACGTGGGTCCATGAAATCTTCCAAGGAACACTAACCAATGAAACCAGATGTCTTAACTGTGAGGCT gttagtaGCAAAGATGAGGACTTTCTGGATCTATCGGTTGATGTGGAACAAAATACATCAATTACACACTGTCTAag AGGGTTTAGTAATACTGAAACTCTATGCAGTGAATATAAATACTATTGTGAGCAGTGCCGCAGTAAACAGGAAGCACAGAAGAG aatgagagtgaaaaagttGCCCATGATTCTAGCTCTGCACTTAAAAAGGTTCAAATACATGGACCAGCTGCATCGATATACCAAACTCTCCTACCGTGTAGTCTTTCCCTTGGAGCTCCGGCTCTTTAACACTTCAGGAGATGCTACAAATCCTGACCGAATGTATGACCTTGTGGCTGTAGTTGTTCACTGTGGCAG